One window from the genome of Cryobacterium sp. GrIS_2_6 encodes:
- a CDS encoding flagellar protein FlgN, translating into MGANELSALLWRERELLELLVFKLDEEQLLLTNGKTRWLQQGTREVEQVLGHVQEAGLARSVEVAAMSAEWGTNEDATLRELVAHAPVGPWTEIMTAHLKALGELAAQIKELRDANEHLLRSAARSSQETLANIRVNTNTYDARGTADASTPPARLFDQSF; encoded by the coding sequence GTGGGCGCCAATGAACTCTCGGCCCTCCTGTGGCGCGAGCGGGAGCTCCTCGAACTGCTCGTCTTCAAGCTCGACGAAGAACAGCTTCTCCTGACCAACGGCAAGACCCGCTGGCTCCAGCAGGGCACCCGCGAGGTCGAGCAGGTGCTCGGCCACGTGCAGGAAGCCGGCCTCGCCCGCAGCGTCGAGGTTGCAGCCATGTCCGCCGAGTGGGGAACGAACGAAGACGCCACGCTCCGCGAACTCGTCGCCCACGCCCCCGTCGGCCCCTGGACCGAGATCATGACGGCGCACCTCAAGGCCCTCGGCGAGCTCGCCGCCCAGATCAAGGAACTCCGCGACGCCAACGAACACCTGCTCCGCTCGGCCGCACGCTCGAGCCAGGAGACGCTCGCAAACATCCGCGTGAACACGAACACCTACGACGCCCGCGGCACAGCGGATGCGTCCACCCCGCCCGCCCGCCTCTTCGACCAGTCGTTCTAA
- the flgK gene encoding flagellar hook-associated protein FlgK, whose protein sequence is MSTFGGLNTAYTGLVAARQGLDVVGQNIANAGTEGYTRQRVTTSSVDAVTRVGLFSSGVGAGQGVSVTGIARLGSASLDAQVRASAAAAGFSAVRANSFSAVEAATNEPGTSGLSATLSKFWAGWQDVSNSVGDAAPAGVVLSQANAVAGQIASNYQAVATEWSSQRSSVDSMISEVNAAATQVAGLNSQIRMTVAAGGSANELLDKRSALTTTIAALTGGVVSEQADGTVSVFVGGNALVSGDQAQSLTAVGATSVTGTGANTGTAGTVQVVWTRDLGKTPPTAVSVDGGELAGALSLLGPATLDAAGKGTGSTLADVAATYNAFATSLATSVNAVFNPTSTAGGDFFGVSTTGAAALGLSVLPKTATDLSTALTAAGTAATAAATAAGTPAVTSAGTIADAVSQLGAGKATAVDPATGLPFTSPSADWSTVVTGLAVTTKSELQGASLADITSTAAVKAQLSNASVDLDEENVSLLMFQHAYQGAARVMTAVDEMLDVLINKTGLVGR, encoded by the coding sequence ATGAGCACATTCGGCGGACTCAACACCGCATACACCGGCCTCGTCGCCGCCCGCCAGGGCCTCGACGTCGTCGGCCAGAACATCGCCAATGCCGGCACCGAGGGATACACCCGCCAGCGCGTGACGACCTCGTCAGTGGATGCCGTGACGCGCGTCGGTCTCTTCTCCTCCGGAGTCGGCGCAGGCCAGGGCGTCTCGGTGACGGGCATCGCCCGCCTCGGCAGCGCGAGCCTCGACGCGCAGGTGCGCGCCTCGGCCGCGGCCGCGGGCTTCTCGGCGGTGCGCGCCAACTCGTTCTCCGCGGTGGAGGCAGCCACCAACGAACCGGGCACGAGCGGACTGTCTGCGACCCTCTCCAAGTTCTGGGCCGGCTGGCAGGACGTCTCCAACAGCGTCGGCGACGCCGCCCCTGCCGGAGTCGTGCTGAGCCAGGCCAACGCCGTGGCCGGCCAGATCGCCTCCAATTACCAGGCCGTCGCGACCGAGTGGTCCTCCCAGCGTTCGAGCGTCGACTCGATGATCTCCGAGGTGAATGCCGCGGCCACCCAGGTCGCCGGTCTCAACTCCCAGATCCGGATGACGGTCGCGGCGGGCGGTTCCGCCAACGAACTCCTCGATAAGCGCAGCGCGCTCACCACGACCATCGCCGCACTCACCGGCGGCGTCGTCTCCGAACAGGCCGACGGCACGGTCAGCGTCTTCGTCGGCGGGAATGCCCTTGTCAGCGGCGACCAGGCCCAGAGCCTGACGGCCGTCGGAGCCACCTCGGTGACGGGAACCGGAGCCAATACCGGAACAGCCGGCACTGTGCAGGTCGTCTGGACCAGGGATCTCGGCAAGACCCCGCCGACGGCCGTCTCGGTCGACGGCGGCGAACTCGCCGGGGCACTGTCGCTGCTCGGCCCCGCGACGCTCGACGCCGCTGGCAAGGGAACCGGCTCAACACTCGCCGACGTCGCGGCCACCTACAACGCTTTCGCCACGTCACTCGCCACGAGCGTCAACGCCGTCTTCAACCCCACGTCGACTGCCGGCGGGGATTTCTTCGGAGTTTCGACCACCGGGGCTGCTGCCCTCGGCCTGAGCGTCCTGCCGAAGACGGCAACCGACCTCTCGACGGCGCTCACCGCCGCCGGGACCGCCGCAACCGCCGCAGCAACCGCAGCCGGAACCCCCGCCGTGACCTCGGCCGGCACGATCGCCGACGCCGTCTCGCAGTTGGGCGCGGGCAAAGCCACCGCCGTCGACCCCGCGACGGGCCTCCCCTTCACCTCGCCGAGCGCCGACTGGTCCACTGTCGTGACGGGCCTCGCGGTGACCACGAAATCCGAGCTCCAGGGCGCGTCCTTGGCGGACATCACGTCGACCGCAGCCGTCAAGGCCCAGCTGTCCAACGCATCCGTCGACCTTGACGAAGAGAACGTGAGCCTTCTGATGTTCCAGCACGCGTACCAGGG